The window ATCAGCGGGGACACCCTGGAGCTGGAGCTGGCGTCTATGTGGTGGCTCCACACCGTCGACTCCGCCTTCCGCCCCAAGGGCCGGAACTGGCCCCTCATCTGGGCGTACATCATCGAAGGCGGCGGGTCCACCAAGACCACCAGCGCCACGTCCATGGCCGTCATTGCCGCCCTGGACGGCTTCCCAGGCGTCGTCTTCGACCTCGACAGCAACATGTCGGCGACCACCGTCCTCGGCTACGACGAGACCGCCCTCAAGGGCAAGAAGACCGCGATCGACCTGCTCCACGGCAGGGCCACCCTGGACGAGGTCGCGCTGCCCGCCCGCTACCGCATCGGCGACGGCGACGACCCCGAAGAGGACTTCGAGCCCATCGAGAACCTGCGCGTCGTGCCCGGCAGCCCCGCCATGGCCGGCGCGGACCTGGCCATCGCAGAGGACGCGGACCGCAACGACTGGTTCGCCGAGATCCTGCACTCCTACGAAGGCATCGACTCGGTCTTCTACCTGGACTTCCCGGCGAGCTACGGCAAGATGCCCTACTCCGTGCTGCGCATGCTGGACGAAGAGGACTCCGTCATTCCGTCGATCAAGGCCGACCCCAAGGCCGTCAAGCTGGTCAAGCGGCTCACGGACGAACTGGAGCGAGTCCGCGACAAGGAGCGCGGCAGCCGGTCCGTCCCCGGCCGGCCGACACTCAAGCACTTGATCCTCACCGGCACGCAGCCGCTGACCTGGCCCGAGCAGGTGGCAGCCCGCCGCGGCACGGCCGCGGCAGAGGCGATGTACAGCTCCGTGATGCTGCCCTGCATCCGGTACTCGGCAGACGCCGAGAAGATCTACGAGGACGCAGTTCCCCTGCCGATCCTCCTGCCCGACTCGGTGGCCTCCGTGGACTACCGGGAGGTGACGAGGCGCATGTGGACGGTCCCGTATCTCAACGAGTGTGGGTGCGACTACTGCCCGGATTCCCTGGAGTAATGCCAACCCCAAGGGCACCACCGCGACGTGGATCCGTGACCGCCTCGACGGCCTCTGGAGTGACGAGGACTTCACCGCCTGGTACCCGCGTGACGGCCGCCCTGAGCTCTCACCCGCCCAGCTCGCCACCGTCTGCGCGCTGCAGTACGCGATGAACCTCTCCGGACCGCCAGGCCGCCGAGGCGGTGGGCTGCCGAATCGACTTCACCTACGCACTCGGACTGGACCTGGACGATCCCGGCTTCCACCACAGCGTCCTGTCCGCCTTCCGCGACCGACTCGCCGAAGGCGACCGCGCCGACCGGCTGCTGGGCCTCGCACTCACCCGGATCCGACGGGCCGGCCTGCTCAAGGGGCGCGTCACGCAGCGCACCGACTCCCCCCAGGCCTGGAGCAGGTGGGCAACGACGCCCGCGAACTGCTGCAACGCCTTGACGACAGGTTCCCTCGGGTGGCGTGGTGCCGGCAGCCCTTGCCGATCTCCCGCGGGAGCTTGCACGGCGTCCCCTTCTGCGTGGGGCGACCACAGCGCGCCGTCGTTCGGCGTCTTCGGGAACCGTCGTACCTGGTGGTCATACCGGGCATGGTGAACCGCCCGGCCATACCAGCGCCGCGCAAGTGTCCCTCTGCGTAAGCGACTTGGTCGCCATTTGCTCGACCTGTGCTGCGGGTCACATGAAATGCGCCTCGTTATGTGAGGCGGTCGTGGGCTGGAGGGGCAAAGTGACGCCCGAGGGTCCGGTAAAGGGGTGCGTGACCCCTTAGGGCACGCGGAGGGCACGCAACCCCCGAATTGGTCTAGACAACAAACAAACCCCAGGCCGCTGACCTGGGGTTTCATTCTGGAGCGGGTGACGAGAATCGAACTCGCGCTCTCAGCTTGGGAAGCGACGGCGCTTGGGTGGGTTCTATGGCTCTGACCAGCGCAGTTACCTGATTCTTGGGGTGGTCGTGTGGGTTAGATCGCACCGCTGTTGACCGTGATTTTCCGTCCTTACGGGCACGCTGTGGGCACGACTCCCGAGAGAGTGGTCTCGGGTTGGGGCCACGGGCCTCGGGAGGATTCCGCGTTCCGGTGTCTCGAACCCAGGACCGCCGTGGTTGCGGATGCGTATGTGTGCCGGCCTCCGGTTCTCTCGCCTATTGCGAGCTGTTGCTTCCAATGTCCCGCCGAGTACCGGTCTCAGCCGTGCCCGCAGCCGGTGCACCGGTAGCGGCTCTGTTCGGCGGACGGGACATGTTCGAACAGCAGCACGTTCTCGCACACAGCTCAGTCACGGGAAAGAGCGAGCCGGGCTGAGGCCGGGAACCGGAAGAAGGGCCGGAGCCCATGGGCGGTTTCTAGGGATCGGCCCTCCATCATGCGCACATCGATCAGGCGGCGACGGACGCGGCCTCGCCGTGGGGGTGCGTCTCGGCGAAACGGACCACGGAACCGGCGATGGACGGCTTGGCGTCCTCCAGCACCCTGGCGCCGACGATGCCCGCGGCCTTGCGGGTCGCGTTCTGCGCCCAGACGCCGCCGAATTGGCCGCGCTCAACGAGTGATCGGGCGCTCCCGCGTGTCTTCCGGGAGCAGGGAGTGTTCCTGGCCTGTCACTCAGTAGGGCTCGGAGTCTCCGGTGTCGGGAGCAGGCGTCGCAGCAGGGACTCCTCCAGCTCGATCAGGACGTCTTCGCTGCCGGCGACGGGGCTCGGCAGGGTGCGCCACAGGACGAGCTGGCCGTGCAGGGCGGTCCACAGGTGGATGCCCAAGTCCTGCGCCTCCGCCCGACGGCCGGGGGCCGCTTCGATGAGGTAGGCGTCGGCGGTATCGGTCCACGTCTGGAGCACGGTGCCGATGGGATGGTCGGCGGAGGGGCGGCGCTCGGGCTCGTATTCCAGGCTGAACATCAGTCGGTAGCGGCGGGGCTTGTCGATGGCGAACCTGCGGT is drawn from Streptomyces bottropensis ATCC 25435 and contains these coding sequences:
- a CDS encoding TetR/AcrR family transcriptional regulator, coding for MKSQVKRVPNVRGEGERLRQEILDAATRILEETGREDALSLRGVAREVGISAPSVYRHFKDKGDLVSTVLDATYRALAVAMREAGESAAAAGADPWARVRATVTAYRRFAIDKPRRYRLMFSLEYEPERRPSADHPIGTVLQTWTDTADAYLIEAAPGRRAEAQDLGIHLWTALHGQLVLWRTLPSPVAGSEDVLIELEESLLRRLLPTPETPSPTE
- a CDS encoding transposase, with the translated sequence MGCRIDFTYALGLDLDDPGFHHSVLSAFRDRLAEGDRADRLLGLALTRIRRAGLLKGRVTQRTDSPQAWSRWATTPANCCNALTTGSLGWRGAGSPCRSPAGACTASPSAWGDHSAPSFGVFGNRRTWWSYRAW
- a CDS encoding ParA family protein; the encoded protein is MAGELPRPKRESAESKPEVAPEEVPYTDTDISGDTLELELASMWWLHTVDSAFRPKGRNWPLIWAYIIEGGGSTKTTSATSMAVIAALDGFPGVVFDLDSNMSATTVLGYDETALKGKKTAIDLLHGRATLDEVALPARYRIGDGDDPEEDFEPIENLRVVPGSPAMAGADLAIAEDADRNDWFAEILHSYEGIDSVFYLDFPASYGKMPYSVLRMLDEEDSVIPSIKADPKAVKLVKRLTDELERVRDKERGSRSVPGRPTLKHLILTGTQPLTWPEQVAARRGTAAAEAMYSSVMLPCIRYSADAEKIYEDAVPLPILLPDSVASVDYREVTRRMWTVPYLNECGCDYCPDSLE